Proteins from a single region of Neodiprion virginianus isolate iyNeoVirg1 chromosome 4, iyNeoVirg1.1, whole genome shotgun sequence:
- the LOC124302184 gene encoding thioredoxin-like protein 1, with product MGAVRVINDDNHFLGEMSRAGTKLVVVDFTATWCGPCQRIAPIFEQLSTKYPNAIFLKVDVDKCAETAAGQGVSAMPTFIFYRNRTKLGSCQGADPTGLETKIQQYYGSGDAEETEGPIAGHMDLSTFIMKGQCECLNESDEHPFLQCLSSEGGYLESDCDEQLIISITFTQAVKVHSLKIKAPVGQGPKNLKLFINQPRTVDFDMADSYTSVQDVSLKASDLEEGNPVPLRYVKFQNVQNLQIFVKDNQGGSETTRIDHLVIIGSPISTTNMGEFKRVAGKKGESH from the exons ATGGGAGCTGTGCGTGTTATCAACGACGACAATCATTTCCTTGGGGAAATGAGTCGCGCGGGGACGAAATTAGTCGTCGTCGACTTCACCGCGACCTG GTGTGGCCCATGCCAGAGAATAGCACCGATCTTTGAGCAGCTCTCAACAAAGTATCCAAACGCTATATTCCTAAAAGTTGACGTGGACAAGTGTGCTGAAACTGCTGCTGGTCAGGGAGTCAGTGCCATGCCAACTTTCATCTTTTACCGTAATCGCACCAAACTGGGCTCATGCCAAGGGGCAGATCCAACAGGCTTGGAGACCAAGATTCAGCAGTATTATGGATCAGGAGATGCAGAAGAAACAGAGGGGCCAATTGCTGGACAT ATGGATCTGAGCACATTCATTATGAAGGGGCAGTGCGAATGCCTGAATGAATCCGATGAGCATCCGTTTTTGCAATGCTTATCTTCAGAAGGTGGTTACCTGGAAAGTGACTGTGATGAACAATTGATAATATCAATTACTTTCACACAAGCTGTCAAGGTCCATTCTCTAAAAATTAAGGCACCTGTAGGCCAAGGGCCTAAGAACTTGAAACTTTTCATAAACCAGCCGAGAACCGTTGACTTTGATATGGCAGACTCTTATACCAGTGTACAAGATGTTTC GTTGAAGGCATCGGACCTCGAGGAAGGAAATCCAGTACCTCTACGCTATGTCAAGTTCCAAAATGTACAAAATCTTCAAATCTTCGTCAAAGACAATCAGGGTGGCAGCGAAACAACGCGAATTGATCATCTGGTGATCATTGGTTCGCCAATCTCAACGACCAACATGGGCGAATTCAAAAGAGTTGCTGGTAAAAAAGGGGAAAGTCACTAA
- the LOC124303808 gene encoding dymeclin isoform X1, whose product MGTTPSRYEDLSKNKFLIKFSGKEAISPSDQFWNRFLSYNIRPPVTRNDQIELDSRLDTTCQQLLANNLNTGNFGSLIQVFLQRTTELLAASQDQNIMFAWQTYNALFAIRCVLKYLLETVGEEEMIRHVESMPQRTNAPESSVSRLESFFEALVETIIDVPLSEFTYVVHLEAVNCLLVLLSVQLFSQTPAEYSSVYKIAMHEDQSAHASIMVYTLLHNFVRQDHAPPGLLTQQNGGGLVLSIAGVVRKHILAGLWNVITMGMAKNSKNVQVSNVGTTEDEERQRDTETPLASQSLLLLLVLTNHCTATHNPYRDALYTFTDSQVDDCTVTPAKAAMSFKFNLDELYTTICKVPNTDETTLLLYMLLHRNPTVKAYIMKRADIQLLVIPILQILYHAPDNTSHHIYMSLIILLILSEDDTFNKNVHEIMLRGVTWYTERSISEISLGGLLVLVVIRTIQYNMLKMRDKYLHTNCLAALANMSAQFRSLHPYVSQRLLSLFETLAKKYARLESNIHMQSGNADSAVVNVNGNVVSSDMIQDLTVLEEVLRMVLEIINSCLTYQLSHNPNVVYTLLYKKDVFQPFRMHSAFQDIVQNIDSVINFFSYKLEQRDQSHIGVSQVLATIEQGTTQWPKDRMRKFPELKFKYVEEEQPEEFFIPYVWSVVCQGALLHWTAESIKLFSSNSSEQTTIVVC is encoded by the exons ATGGGTACGACACCAAGTCGATACGAGGACCTCTCCAAAAACAAATTCCTCATTAAATTTTCTGGAAAAGAAGCTATTTCCCCGAGTGATCAATTCTGGAATAGATTTTTATCATACAACATCCGTCCCCCGGTGACTAGAAATGATCAAATTGAACTCGATTCAAGGCTGGACACAACGTGTCAGCAGTTACTTGCCAATAACCTTAACACAGGAAACTTTGGCAGTCTCATACAAGTATTTTTACAACGAACTACGGAATTGCTTGCAGCTTCTCAGGACCAAAA CATAATGTTTGCTTGGCAAACGTACAATGCACTCTTTGCAATACGATGTGtactaaaatatttattggaAACGGTTGGCGAGGAGGAAATGATTCGGCATGTCGAATCTATGCCGCAGCGGACTAATGCACCTGAAAGTTCAGTTTCTAGGCTTGAATCGTTCTTCGAGGCCTTGGTAGAAACTATTATCGATGTACCCTTATC gGAATTTACGTATGTCGTACACCTAGAAGCAGTAAACTGCTTGCTAGTATTACTATCTGTACAGTTATTTTCCCAAACTCCAGCAGAATACAGTAGTGTATACAAAATAGCTATGCATGAGGATCAAAGCGCGCATGCTTCAATAATGGTCTATACTCTTTTGCATAATTTTGTTCGACAAGATCATGCACCTCCTGGTTTGCTTACACAGCAAAATGGAGGAGGATTAGTCCTAAGTATTGCAg GTGTAGTAAGAAAACACATTTTAGCTGGCTTATGGAATGTTATCACAATGGGCAtggcaaaaaattcaaaaaacgtACAAGTTTCGAATGTTGGTACGACGGAGGATGAGGAACGACAACGTGATACAGAAACTCCACTTGCTAGTCAATCGCTTCTGTTACTGTTGGTTCTCACAAACCACTGTACGGCAACTCATAATCCATACAGAGATGCATTATATACTTTCACAGACTCtcaag TAGATGACTGTACTGTGACACCGGCGAAAGCAGCAATGtcctttaaatttaatctagATGAGTTGTATACTACTATTTGCAAAGTTCCGAATACGGATGAAACAACGTTGCTACTTTACATGTTGTTGCATCGAAATCCAACAGTTAAAGCATATATTATGAAAAGGGCAGACATACAGTTACTG GTGATACCGATACTACAAATATTGTATCATGCCCCTGATAACACATCTCATCACATATACATGTCCTTAATAATTTTGCTAATACTCAGCGAAGATGATACATTTAACAAAAACGTACATGAAATT ATGTTGAGAGGTGTGACGTGGTATACGGAGCGATCTAtaagtgaaatttcactaGGAGGATTGTTGGTTCTAGTAGTCATTCGAACCATACAATACAATATGCTGAAAATGAGA GACAAATATCTTCATACTAATTGTTTGGCGGCTTTGGCCAACATGTCAGCTCAGTTCAGGTCCTTGCATCCGTATGTTAGTCAGAGGTTATTAAGCTTATTCGAAACACTggcaaaaaaatatgcaagaCTGGAAtcaaatatacatatgcaaTCGGGAAATGCTGACAGCGCTGTTGTGAACGTGAATGGAAATGTAGTCAGTTCGGACATG ATTCAAGACTTGACAGTTCTTGAAGAAGTACTGAGAATGGTGTTAGAAATTATAAACAGTTGTTTAACGTACCAGCTTTCTCACAATCCTAATGTCGTCTATACTCTTCTTTACAAAAAGGATGTATTTCAACCTTTCCGAATGCATTCAGCCTTTCAAGATATCGTTCAAAATATAGACTCT GTGATCAACTTTTTCTCTTACAAATTAGAACAAAGAGATCAGTCGCATATTGGCGTTAGTCAGGTGTTAGCAACCATAGAACAAGGGACTACTCAATGGCCGAAAGACCGAATGAGG AAATTTCCGGAATTGAAGTTTAAGTACGTGGAAGAGGAACAACcagaagaatttttcattccgtaCGTGTGGAGTGTTGTTTGCCAAGGAGCGTTACTGCATTGGACTGCCGaaagtattaaattattttcatccaacAGCAGCGAACAGACGACAATCGTCGTTTGCTGA
- the LOC124303808 gene encoding dymeclin isoform X3 codes for MGTTPSRYEDLSKNKFLIKFSGKEAISPSDQFWNRFLSYNIRPPVTRNDQIELDSRLDTTCQQLLANNLNTGNFGSLIQVFLQRTTELLAASQDQNIMFAWQTYNALFAIRCVLKYLLETVGEEEMIRHVESMPQRTNAPESSVSRLESFFEALVETIIDVPLSEFTYVVHLEAVNCLLVLLSVQLFSQTPAEYSSVYKIAMHEDQSAHASIMVYTLLHNFVRQDHAPPGLLTQQNGGGLVLSIAAGLWNVITMGMAKNSKNVQVSNVGTTEDEERQRDTETPLASQSLLLLLVLTNHCTATHNPYRDALYTFTDSQVDDCTVTPAKAAMSFKFNLDELYTTICKVPNTDETTLLLYMLLHRNPTVKAYIMKRADIQLLVIPILQILYHAPDNTSHHIYMSLIILLILSEDDTFNKNVHEIMLRGVTWYTERSISEISLGGLLVLVVIRTIQYNMLKMRDKYLHTNCLAALANMSAQFRSLHPYVSQRLLSLFETLAKKYARLESNIHMQSGNADSAVVNVNGNVVSSDMIQDLTVLEEVLRMVLEIINSCLTYQLSHNPNVVYTLLYKKDVFQPFRMHSAFQDIVQNIDSVINFFSYKLEQRDQSHIGVSQVLATIEQGTTQWPKDRMRKFPELKFKYVEEEQPEEFFIPYVWSVVCQGALLHWTAESIKLFSSNSSEQTTIVVC; via the exons ATGGGTACGACACCAAGTCGATACGAGGACCTCTCCAAAAACAAATTCCTCATTAAATTTTCTGGAAAAGAAGCTATTTCCCCGAGTGATCAATTCTGGAATAGATTTTTATCATACAACATCCGTCCCCCGGTGACTAGAAATGATCAAATTGAACTCGATTCAAGGCTGGACACAACGTGTCAGCAGTTACTTGCCAATAACCTTAACACAGGAAACTTTGGCAGTCTCATACAAGTATTTTTACAACGAACTACGGAATTGCTTGCAGCTTCTCAGGACCAAAA CATAATGTTTGCTTGGCAAACGTACAATGCACTCTTTGCAATACGATGTGtactaaaatatttattggaAACGGTTGGCGAGGAGGAAATGATTCGGCATGTCGAATCTATGCCGCAGCGGACTAATGCACCTGAAAGTTCAGTTTCTAGGCTTGAATCGTTCTTCGAGGCCTTGGTAGAAACTATTATCGATGTACCCTTATC gGAATTTACGTATGTCGTACACCTAGAAGCAGTAAACTGCTTGCTAGTATTACTATCTGTACAGTTATTTTCCCAAACTCCAGCAGAATACAGTAGTGTATACAAAATAGCTATGCATGAGGATCAAAGCGCGCATGCTTCAATAATGGTCTATACTCTTTTGCATAATTTTGTTCGACAAGATCATGCACCTCCTGGTTTGCTTACACAGCAAAATGGAGGAGGATTAGTCCTAAGTATTGCAg CTGGCTTATGGAATGTTATCACAATGGGCAtggcaaaaaattcaaaaaacgtACAAGTTTCGAATGTTGGTACGACGGAGGATGAGGAACGACAACGTGATACAGAAACTCCACTTGCTAGTCAATCGCTTCTGTTACTGTTGGTTCTCACAAACCACTGTACGGCAACTCATAATCCATACAGAGATGCATTATATACTTTCACAGACTCtcaag TAGATGACTGTACTGTGACACCGGCGAAAGCAGCAATGtcctttaaatttaatctagATGAGTTGTATACTACTATTTGCAAAGTTCCGAATACGGATGAAACAACGTTGCTACTTTACATGTTGTTGCATCGAAATCCAACAGTTAAAGCATATATTATGAAAAGGGCAGACATACAGTTACTG GTGATACCGATACTACAAATATTGTATCATGCCCCTGATAACACATCTCATCACATATACATGTCCTTAATAATTTTGCTAATACTCAGCGAAGATGATACATTTAACAAAAACGTACATGAAATT ATGTTGAGAGGTGTGACGTGGTATACGGAGCGATCTAtaagtgaaatttcactaGGAGGATTGTTGGTTCTAGTAGTCATTCGAACCATACAATACAATATGCTGAAAATGAGA GACAAATATCTTCATACTAATTGTTTGGCGGCTTTGGCCAACATGTCAGCTCAGTTCAGGTCCTTGCATCCGTATGTTAGTCAGAGGTTATTAAGCTTATTCGAAACACTggcaaaaaaatatgcaagaCTGGAAtcaaatatacatatgcaaTCGGGAAATGCTGACAGCGCTGTTGTGAACGTGAATGGAAATGTAGTCAGTTCGGACATG ATTCAAGACTTGACAGTTCTTGAAGAAGTACTGAGAATGGTGTTAGAAATTATAAACAGTTGTTTAACGTACCAGCTTTCTCACAATCCTAATGTCGTCTATACTCTTCTTTACAAAAAGGATGTATTTCAACCTTTCCGAATGCATTCAGCCTTTCAAGATATCGTTCAAAATATAGACTCT GTGATCAACTTTTTCTCTTACAAATTAGAACAAAGAGATCAGTCGCATATTGGCGTTAGTCAGGTGTTAGCAACCATAGAACAAGGGACTACTCAATGGCCGAAAGACCGAATGAGG AAATTTCCGGAATTGAAGTTTAAGTACGTGGAAGAGGAACAACcagaagaatttttcattccgtaCGTGTGGAGTGTTGTTTGCCAAGGAGCGTTACTGCATTGGACTGCCGaaagtattaaattattttcatccaacAGCAGCGAACAGACGACAATCGTCGTTTGCTGA
- the LOC124303808 gene encoding dymeclin isoform X4 — protein sequence MGTTPSRYEDLSKNKFLIKFSGKEAISPSDQFWNRFLSYNIRPPVTRNDQIELDSRLDTTCQQLLANNLNTGNFGSLIQVFLQRTTELLAASQDQNIMFAWQTYNALFAIRCVLKYLLETVGEEEMIRHVESMPQRTNAPESSVSRLESFFEALVETIIDVPLSEFTYVVHLEAVNCLLVLLSVQLFSQTPAEYSSVYKIAMHEDQSAHASIMVYTLLHNFVRQDHAPPGLLTQQNGGGLVLSIAAGLWNVITMGMAKNSKNVQVSNVGTTEDEERQRDTETPLASQSLLLLLVLTNHCTATHNPYRDALYTFTDSQDDCTVTPAKAAMSFKFNLDELYTTICKVPNTDETTLLLYMLLHRNPTVKAYIMKRADIQLLVIPILQILYHAPDNTSHHIYMSLIILLILSEDDTFNKNVHEIMLRGVTWYTERSISEISLGGLLVLVVIRTIQYNMLKMRDKYLHTNCLAALANMSAQFRSLHPYVSQRLLSLFETLAKKYARLESNIHMQSGNADSAVVNVNGNVVSSDMIQDLTVLEEVLRMVLEIINSCLTYQLSHNPNVVYTLLYKKDVFQPFRMHSAFQDIVQNIDSVINFFSYKLEQRDQSHIGVSQVLATIEQGTTQWPKDRMRKFPELKFKYVEEEQPEEFFIPYVWSVVCQGALLHWTAESIKLFSSNSSEQTTIVVC from the exons ATGGGTACGACACCAAGTCGATACGAGGACCTCTCCAAAAACAAATTCCTCATTAAATTTTCTGGAAAAGAAGCTATTTCCCCGAGTGATCAATTCTGGAATAGATTTTTATCATACAACATCCGTCCCCCGGTGACTAGAAATGATCAAATTGAACTCGATTCAAGGCTGGACACAACGTGTCAGCAGTTACTTGCCAATAACCTTAACACAGGAAACTTTGGCAGTCTCATACAAGTATTTTTACAACGAACTACGGAATTGCTTGCAGCTTCTCAGGACCAAAA CATAATGTTTGCTTGGCAAACGTACAATGCACTCTTTGCAATACGATGTGtactaaaatatttattggaAACGGTTGGCGAGGAGGAAATGATTCGGCATGTCGAATCTATGCCGCAGCGGACTAATGCACCTGAAAGTTCAGTTTCTAGGCTTGAATCGTTCTTCGAGGCCTTGGTAGAAACTATTATCGATGTACCCTTATC gGAATTTACGTATGTCGTACACCTAGAAGCAGTAAACTGCTTGCTAGTATTACTATCTGTACAGTTATTTTCCCAAACTCCAGCAGAATACAGTAGTGTATACAAAATAGCTATGCATGAGGATCAAAGCGCGCATGCTTCAATAATGGTCTATACTCTTTTGCATAATTTTGTTCGACAAGATCATGCACCTCCTGGTTTGCTTACACAGCAAAATGGAGGAGGATTAGTCCTAAGTATTGCAg CTGGCTTATGGAATGTTATCACAATGGGCAtggcaaaaaattcaaaaaacgtACAAGTTTCGAATGTTGGTACGACGGAGGATGAGGAACGACAACGTGATACAGAAACTCCACTTGCTAGTCAATCGCTTCTGTTACTGTTGGTTCTCACAAACCACTGTACGGCAACTCATAATCCATACAGAGATGCATTATATACTTTCACAGACTCtcaag ATGACTGTACTGTGACACCGGCGAAAGCAGCAATGtcctttaaatttaatctagATGAGTTGTATACTACTATTTGCAAAGTTCCGAATACGGATGAAACAACGTTGCTACTTTACATGTTGTTGCATCGAAATCCAACAGTTAAAGCATATATTATGAAAAGGGCAGACATACAGTTACTG GTGATACCGATACTACAAATATTGTATCATGCCCCTGATAACACATCTCATCACATATACATGTCCTTAATAATTTTGCTAATACTCAGCGAAGATGATACATTTAACAAAAACGTACATGAAATT ATGTTGAGAGGTGTGACGTGGTATACGGAGCGATCTAtaagtgaaatttcactaGGAGGATTGTTGGTTCTAGTAGTCATTCGAACCATACAATACAATATGCTGAAAATGAGA GACAAATATCTTCATACTAATTGTTTGGCGGCTTTGGCCAACATGTCAGCTCAGTTCAGGTCCTTGCATCCGTATGTTAGTCAGAGGTTATTAAGCTTATTCGAAACACTggcaaaaaaatatgcaagaCTGGAAtcaaatatacatatgcaaTCGGGAAATGCTGACAGCGCTGTTGTGAACGTGAATGGAAATGTAGTCAGTTCGGACATG ATTCAAGACTTGACAGTTCTTGAAGAAGTACTGAGAATGGTGTTAGAAATTATAAACAGTTGTTTAACGTACCAGCTTTCTCACAATCCTAATGTCGTCTATACTCTTCTTTACAAAAAGGATGTATTTCAACCTTTCCGAATGCATTCAGCCTTTCAAGATATCGTTCAAAATATAGACTCT GTGATCAACTTTTTCTCTTACAAATTAGAACAAAGAGATCAGTCGCATATTGGCGTTAGTCAGGTGTTAGCAACCATAGAACAAGGGACTACTCAATGGCCGAAAGACCGAATGAGG AAATTTCCGGAATTGAAGTTTAAGTACGTGGAAGAGGAACAACcagaagaatttttcattccgtaCGTGTGGAGTGTTGTTTGCCAAGGAGCGTTACTGCATTGGACTGCCGaaagtattaaattattttcatccaacAGCAGCGAACAGACGACAATCGTCGTTTGCTGA
- the LOC124303808 gene encoding dymeclin isoform X2, whose product MGTTPSRYEDLSKNKFLIKFSGKEAISPSDQFWNRFLSYNIRPPVTRNDQIELDSRLDTTCQQLLANNLNTGNFGSLIQVFLQRTTELLAASQDQNIMFAWQTYNALFAIRCVLKYLLETVGEEEMIRHVESMPQRTNAPESSVSRLESFFEALVETIIDVPLSEFTYVVHLEAVNCLLVLLSVQLFSQTPAEYSSVYKIAMHEDQSAHASIMVYTLLHNFVRQDHAPPGLLTQQNGGGLVLSIAGVVRKHILAGLWNVITMGMAKNSKNVQVSNVGTTEDEERQRDTETPLASQSLLLLLVLTNHCTATHNPYRDALYTFTDSQDDCTVTPAKAAMSFKFNLDELYTTICKVPNTDETTLLLYMLLHRNPTVKAYIMKRADIQLLVIPILQILYHAPDNTSHHIYMSLIILLILSEDDTFNKNVHEIMLRGVTWYTERSISEISLGGLLVLVVIRTIQYNMLKMRDKYLHTNCLAALANMSAQFRSLHPYVSQRLLSLFETLAKKYARLESNIHMQSGNADSAVVNVNGNVVSSDMIQDLTVLEEVLRMVLEIINSCLTYQLSHNPNVVYTLLYKKDVFQPFRMHSAFQDIVQNIDSVINFFSYKLEQRDQSHIGVSQVLATIEQGTTQWPKDRMRKFPELKFKYVEEEQPEEFFIPYVWSVVCQGALLHWTAESIKLFSSNSSEQTTIVVC is encoded by the exons ATGGGTACGACACCAAGTCGATACGAGGACCTCTCCAAAAACAAATTCCTCATTAAATTTTCTGGAAAAGAAGCTATTTCCCCGAGTGATCAATTCTGGAATAGATTTTTATCATACAACATCCGTCCCCCGGTGACTAGAAATGATCAAATTGAACTCGATTCAAGGCTGGACACAACGTGTCAGCAGTTACTTGCCAATAACCTTAACACAGGAAACTTTGGCAGTCTCATACAAGTATTTTTACAACGAACTACGGAATTGCTTGCAGCTTCTCAGGACCAAAA CATAATGTTTGCTTGGCAAACGTACAATGCACTCTTTGCAATACGATGTGtactaaaatatttattggaAACGGTTGGCGAGGAGGAAATGATTCGGCATGTCGAATCTATGCCGCAGCGGACTAATGCACCTGAAAGTTCAGTTTCTAGGCTTGAATCGTTCTTCGAGGCCTTGGTAGAAACTATTATCGATGTACCCTTATC gGAATTTACGTATGTCGTACACCTAGAAGCAGTAAACTGCTTGCTAGTATTACTATCTGTACAGTTATTTTCCCAAACTCCAGCAGAATACAGTAGTGTATACAAAATAGCTATGCATGAGGATCAAAGCGCGCATGCTTCAATAATGGTCTATACTCTTTTGCATAATTTTGTTCGACAAGATCATGCACCTCCTGGTTTGCTTACACAGCAAAATGGAGGAGGATTAGTCCTAAGTATTGCAg GTGTAGTAAGAAAACACATTTTAGCTGGCTTATGGAATGTTATCACAATGGGCAtggcaaaaaattcaaaaaacgtACAAGTTTCGAATGTTGGTACGACGGAGGATGAGGAACGACAACGTGATACAGAAACTCCACTTGCTAGTCAATCGCTTCTGTTACTGTTGGTTCTCACAAACCACTGTACGGCAACTCATAATCCATACAGAGATGCATTATATACTTTCACAGACTCtcaag ATGACTGTACTGTGACACCGGCGAAAGCAGCAATGtcctttaaatttaatctagATGAGTTGTATACTACTATTTGCAAAGTTCCGAATACGGATGAAACAACGTTGCTACTTTACATGTTGTTGCATCGAAATCCAACAGTTAAAGCATATATTATGAAAAGGGCAGACATACAGTTACTG GTGATACCGATACTACAAATATTGTATCATGCCCCTGATAACACATCTCATCACATATACATGTCCTTAATAATTTTGCTAATACTCAGCGAAGATGATACATTTAACAAAAACGTACATGAAATT ATGTTGAGAGGTGTGACGTGGTATACGGAGCGATCTAtaagtgaaatttcactaGGAGGATTGTTGGTTCTAGTAGTCATTCGAACCATACAATACAATATGCTGAAAATGAGA GACAAATATCTTCATACTAATTGTTTGGCGGCTTTGGCCAACATGTCAGCTCAGTTCAGGTCCTTGCATCCGTATGTTAGTCAGAGGTTATTAAGCTTATTCGAAACACTggcaaaaaaatatgcaagaCTGGAAtcaaatatacatatgcaaTCGGGAAATGCTGACAGCGCTGTTGTGAACGTGAATGGAAATGTAGTCAGTTCGGACATG ATTCAAGACTTGACAGTTCTTGAAGAAGTACTGAGAATGGTGTTAGAAATTATAAACAGTTGTTTAACGTACCAGCTTTCTCACAATCCTAATGTCGTCTATACTCTTCTTTACAAAAAGGATGTATTTCAACCTTTCCGAATGCATTCAGCCTTTCAAGATATCGTTCAAAATATAGACTCT GTGATCAACTTTTTCTCTTACAAATTAGAACAAAGAGATCAGTCGCATATTGGCGTTAGTCAGGTGTTAGCAACCATAGAACAAGGGACTACTCAATGGCCGAAAGACCGAATGAGG AAATTTCCGGAATTGAAGTTTAAGTACGTGGAAGAGGAACAACcagaagaatttttcattccgtaCGTGTGGAGTGTTGTTTGCCAAGGAGCGTTACTGCATTGGACTGCCGaaagtattaaattattttcatccaacAGCAGCGAACAGACGACAATCGTCGTTTGCTGA